The following proteins are encoded in a genomic region of Zea mays cultivar B73 chromosome 9, Zm-B73-REFERENCE-NAM-5.0, whole genome shotgun sequence:
- the LOC118473413 gene encoding uncharacterized protein has product MRTIESKRIMGQKMHCGSRLVDSYINDRIRDMRREAKSAFYDSPKRAEYRRLKAADEKRAQDAREWEAAQAEKQMLDNLADRLKGNIGSGVNYLADEAHARYVQDKMATVELMEEEEDDTSRLSELIALAEAGLHEEEEDNTSRLSELIALAEAGLRAQEEEDEFMSQEAEEVEAAYYKKKSDEAEAEDELFSQAADEAEANYYKRTGDKCDAGQCSKWNEVVVEDCATDDSEDELLIDCDSD; this is encoded by the exons atgcgcacaatagagtccaagagaataatgggacaAAAGATGCATTGTGGATCTCGGCTcgtcgattcgtacattaacgatcgcatacgcgacatgcgtagggaagcaaaatctgccttttatgatagcccgaagcgtgcagagtataggaggttgaaggcggcagatgagaagagagcacaggatgcaagggaatgggaagcggctcaagccgagaaacagatgttggataatcttgctgatcgcctcaagggaa ATATTGGAAGTGGCGTAAACTATTTGGCTGATGAGGCGCATgcgagatatgttcaggataaaatggcgacggttgagctgatggaggaggaggaggacgacacatctagattgagtgagcttatcgctctcgcagaggcaggattacatgaagaagaggaggacaacacatcaaggttgagtgagctcatcgcactagctgaggcaggattacgtgctcaagaggaagaggatgagtttatgtctcaggaggccgaagaggtagaggcggcttattacaagaagaagtctgatgaggctgaggctgaggatgagctattctcccaagctgcagatgaagcagaagccaattattataagagaactggtgacaagtgtgatgcaggacaatgcagcaagtggaatgaggttgtcgttgaggattgcgcgacggatgactccgaagatgagttactcatagattgtgattcagactga